The Plectropomus leopardus isolate mb unplaced genomic scaffold, YSFRI_Pleo_2.0 unplaced_scaffold508, whole genome shotgun sequence nucleotide sequence ctgaagattctgaagatttaattttctttttctttaactttaccATCAATCAGCCTGaagctgtaaaaacagacattttccaaaacttttccagtactggaaattccatgattttccaggttttccatgaccgtctGAACTCACCATGAGTGGCGAAGCGCAGGAAGAGTTTGTTTCCTTTGAAGCCTCTGACGGCCGGACGCAGCTCGTTCCTCAGCAGAGACTCTCGCTCCGCTTCGTCCCCCACAGGTCGttctcctgacacacacacacacacacacacacacacacacacacacacacgatgatGTCAGTGATCAGCCATCAGGATCAATAAACCTGATCGGGTGTCAGACTGAACTCCACCTGGACGCCCTCCGTCTTCGTCTTCGGCTCCACCTCTCCATCGCTGTCCTTCACCTCGATCTCCTCGCCGGTCTTCTTCGCCGtgtcctcctcgtcctcgtccacctggccctcctcctcttcgtcgTCCTCGTCCGACCCTTGACCCCGGCGCCCTGACGGGTCAAACACGGTCAGTGAGGTCGTCTCTAACACCCTGCTGAGTGTCTCTGTAAACACACCGACCTTTGCTCTGCTCGCTCTGCTGCTGCGGGCTCGCTGTCGCCGCGGTAACCGCCTCAGGGTCCGGCATCCGGCTGCTGTTGACGAGCGCTCGGATGGACGTGTTATCGTCGAGCCAAACCACGTTACCTAGGAGacggtcaaaaaaaaaagtctttaaaaagttttaatgaattttaaagaaaacactttggtgtttttgtttggtgtgagtgtgtgagtgtgtgtgtgacagagagtgtgtgagtgtgtgtgtgacagagagtgtgtga carries:
- the LOC121939566 gene encoding nuclear cap-binding protein subunit 3-like; amino-acid sequence: MKKAIPKVRMEAIYVTGVDDMSTQDVFGYFKEYPPAHIEWIDDTSCNVVWLDDNTSIRALVNSSRMPDPEAVTAATASPQQQSEQSKGRRGQGSDEDDEEEEGQVDEDEEDTAKKTGEEIEVKDSDGEVEPKTKTEGVQVEFSLTPDQVY